The stretch of DNA ATGAACCCTGCGGGCCGGCGTAGATGTCCTCGATCACCGGGTAGCTCTTCTGCGGATCGAAGTCGCGCGGCCGGCAGATGATTCCCCAGATATCCGTGACGCCGTCGCGACCTTTCGCCACGAACACCTCCGGCGACGTCCAGCCGGAGGCGACGAGTTCGCTCGCGTCGGCCGACTCAAACGGGCAGACGAGCCGCCCGTCTTCGCCGCTGCGCAGTTCATGGACCGGCGGTAGATCGACGCGCGAGTAAGTGTCGATGAGGAAACGCCCGTCGGGCGAGAACTCAATCGAGTGGTTCCCGTCGCCCTCGGTCAACCATATCAACGCGGCGGTGTCGATATCGACCAGCGCGTAGTGCTTGAAGTAAGGGTCTTGCTCCGCCCGGCCGCTGAGCGCGACCAAGACGCGTCGCTGAGCGTGGTCGATCCGCTCGATCGAACGTAGGACCAAGCCGCGCGGCGTCAGCTCACGGACCTCTTGCCCGCTCGCGGCGTTCACCAGCAGCAACTGACGCCAACCGTTCTTCTCCGTGACGTATAACACCTCATCGGCGCCCTCGAGCCAGCTGATGCGCGGCGTCGATGGATTCTCCGTGTGGGCAGTCCAGATGAAGGTCTCGGACTTCTCGTCGATGAGGTTGCGTACCTCGCCATCCGCCAGGCCAACCTCGATCAGCCGATAGCGCTGATGCCCGCGATCCGTCTGGCCGTAACGCAGGTGCGCGCCGCCGGGAGAGAACGTCACGGCGGGTCGCTCCCATTCGTGCTCGAACCGTTCGACCTTGGGTTTGAGTTGTTGCCCCGAGTCGATGTAAAAGACGTTCAACTCGTGCGTCGGGAACGGGTCTCCCGGCAAAAGGTACGGATGCGACTCCAGCACCGCGCGTCCGCCCTGCGGAGGCGATGAGCGGATGACATGGACCGGTTGCTTTTCTACCTCAAACGTTCGGAAGGCGACCAAGTGCTGTGAATCGGGCGCCCAAGTCAGTTGTCCGTAACTCTGCCTGTCGCCCCCGTCGGTGCTCAGCGGCCGCGTCTGCCCCGACTCGACCAACCGCACCACAACGTTGTGGTCTTCAATCGCAGCGACCCAATTGCCGTCCGGTGAGTTGGCGCCCCGATCCATGTTGCGACGCCCTCGGCGAGACCGGCGTTCCGAACGCGGGCGCCGCTTGCCGTCGATGACGACATCTCGAGGTCGATCGTCGGCGATGACCTCGTCGACCTCGACGCCATCGGCGTCGACAATCCGCCAGCGGTGGCCGCCAAACGTGTGTTGGTCGCGGCGCGCGCCGGCGGAGACTTCGCCGTAGCTACGCTTCGTGCCGTCGCCGCTCAACCAGAAGAGCTCGACCGAATCCTTCAACTTGTTGATGAAGGTGATGGTGGTATCGGCGCCGGTCCGCGACGGGCGTTCGTCCCTCGACTGAATCGATTCCTCGGGCGGTCCAGCGTCGTCCGACTTCGTCAGCACTCCTGTGTCGGCGTTCCACAGCAATCGATTGTCGTTGCTCCGCACGGCGACCAGTTGGCCCTCCGCCGAGTACTCCAGCGAATCGATCGGCAAGCGGGCGGCGTCGGTGGATTCGCCTAACGCCACCGCCATTGCCGCGTGGTCGAACGCCGGCGACCGCACGCCCTTCAGTGCATCGACCACGACGAACTCTCGGGCGCCGTCCGCTAGGTCGTTGCGGTACCAGAACAGATTGTTGCCCGCGACCCAATGAGGCCTGACGTGCTGCCTATAGACGCGAGCGTCGCGGTCGCCGGCGTTCCGACCCGTTTGGTTCGCCGCCGGAGCGACATCGACGATCGGTAAGTCACCGAGCGAGGCGCCTCTCGGAGAGATCGGCTTTCCAGTCGGGGGCAGGGACCAAGCGTCGATGGCTGAACCCGAAAGCAGAATCAAGATCGAAGCTAAGTTGCGCCAAGACATGCGGTGGGATTTTCAGCTCGAGGTTCTGCTTGTGGACCGGTAGCAACGAACCCTCTCAAGGTTCGAAAACATTAACGCATCATTCTAACCTCGCGGCGGCGCACAGAGGGCGCGCCCCCGGCATTCGGAGGCGGAGGGCCTACGCCTATCCGGTAATCCCCGCATGGTTTGGTGGAATCGTGGGCCCGATCGGCCTCGGTTGCTAGCTCCCCGGCTTCGGTCTTCCGCTGTCGCCGACCCGTCGCTACGCTTCGCGCGCGATAGCTTTGCGCGCTCCGCGAGCGCCGCCGTCCCTTGCCGCTCTAGCGATGTCTGAAACCAGCCCCGCCGACGACGAGCCGATCGAAGAATCGTTCTTCGAACGCACCGCGGCAGGCGTCGTGCGGTTCATCGGACGTTCATTGTTCACGACCGGCATGTCGCTGGTCTTGCCGCAGCGTGTGGCCGTGCTCGCCCACGCAGGCGACAAGCGGCTCGCTCCGCCGCTGTCGTACCTGACAGCGACCCTGTTCCTCGCCGGCGTGGGCGTCCGCCTGCACCGCTCGCACGAGTGGGCCGAGGAGGTCGCCGCTAACCAACTCGTCAGCGACTTGCGGGAGACTTTCTCGCAAGCATCGCTCGCCACCGCGGCAGTGATGACGTTCCCGAGTGTCCTGATCGTCGTCGCGCTGGCGACGCTGCTGGCCTGGGCGGGGGGCGTCGGTCGCTGTCCGACGCGGAGCCCGCTGTTCGCCTGTTGCTGCTACGCCGCGGGCTTTTTGTACGCGATGGTTGCGGTCCTGGTCTTCGGATCCATGGGACTACGGGTCGCGCTCGACATGGAGCTCTCTCCCTTCGAATTCGACTGGGTGAACTACACAGCGATGGGGCTTCTCTTCTTCTGCGCGGGCGGAGGGATGCTCACCGTTGCCGCGTCACTCGCCGAGGAGTCGCGCCGCGCATGGGCCCGGGTGTTGCGTTACCCGGCGGCGTTCGCTGCGACCTGCGTCGCGGGGATTGCTTGCGGCGTCGCCTTGGAAGCGAGCTTCGACGTCGAAGGCGCCGACGCCGCCAGCTACGAGGCCTACCGCAAGCGTGACCGCACGGGCTTGAAGATCGACACCATCAAGTGGACCACCCGCCGCAACCCCGCGGGCGGCCCCGATATCGTCACCGCGACGCTCGCGCTCTCCAACCTCGAAGCGGCGCCGCTCATCGTCCCCTGCCCCGAAGCGCTGATGGCGACCAACTCGGATGGCCTTCGCGATCGTTCATGCAGGCCCTATGGCCCCGAGTCGCAAGTCCTGGCGTGCTCGATCGACAAGCTCGAAGGCGGCGCGCTTCTGATCGAACCGGGCCAGACCCGGCTCTTCACGATCGAGTACGCCCCGCCAGCCGAACTCGCCCAGCCCGCTATCCAGTACGATCAAGTCCCGTACGCATTGACGTATGAGAAGCCCAGCGACCTCCGTTACTTTCATGCCGAAGTCGCCGAGCTTTGGTTGCCGGCGCCGCTTCACGTCAGGGAGCGAACGGCGACACAGAGCGACGGGGCGCCAACGACGCGCTGATCGTAGGGGGCAGAAGTTATCTGCCGATGTTAGGCTGGACGCCCGCGCCCGCTGCTTTCATCCCTGGAGTTCGCGATGCGATTGACGGCCCTCGTCCCGATGCTTCCTGTGCGAAACGTCGCCGTTAGCATCGCGTTCTACGAGAAACTCGGCTTCTCCGTCGAAGGCCAGAACGCCCCGTGGGGTTGGGCGATGCTCACCCGCGACGGTTGCCGGCTGATGCTCGACCAGTCGATCAACGTCCATCCCGAGGCGCCGCGGATGTCGGTCGTCTACCTCTACCCCGACGACGTTGCCGACTTTCATCGCTCCTTAGCCGACAACGGCGTTGCCGTCCCCGAACTCGAAGTCACGTTCTACGGCATGATGGAGTTCCGGATCGAAGACCCGGACGGCAACCGGCTGTGGGTTGGGGAATTGAAATCGCAGTGAGCGCATCGCTGGCGACTCGTGGCGAGCCGATGACGCGAGTCGTGGGAGTAAAGCGGGTACCGACACACCTCCATGAGTCGCGTCGTAGCCCCCCGTCACTGGTTTAGGAAAGCATAACGTCACGCTACGCCCAGAACGCGTCATCCCTGCGTTTGCTCACGGTCTTGACGCAGTGTTGGGCCATCTTGCGGAGCAACTTCTCCGGCACCAGCTCGTGGTAGGGCATCTTTAGGTAGTTCTTGGTCGTCTCGTGCTGCTCGAGTTCTTTGGCGAACGCTTCGAGCGTCCCCTCGATCGGCGCGAAGACGCAGTGGGCCTTGAATGCAGCGAACGAGTAGACGACCCGCGGCTCGATGAAGAACGGGGCGCCCCACTTGATCGCTTCCTCGGCCTCGGGCGCCTCGCTCTGAAGGATCGCATAGACCTGCCGCAAGTGCGTCTGCCCCGCGGCGGGTGCGGCGTCGATGTAGTCGGCGATCGTTGTGGGGCGGTTCTTTGCCATCGCTATCGCTGTTGCAACATCGCGTCGATAACGCCGTCGGCGGTGTAGTCCGTGGCGACAGCTGCGGCTTCGTAGCCGGCGTCCCTTAACGCCGTGGCGGTGATCGGGCTGATCGCGGCGAATCGTGGCGCGTTTGGGGACGCCGCAATCGCTTCGCCAAACAACACAGCGGCGGAACGCGCGATGGCCGAACTGGTTGCGGTGATCCAATCAACGCGGCCGGCGGCGATCTCTTCGATCACGGCCGGATTCGCTGCGGTGATGTCACGGCTGACGTAGGCGACGACTTGATCGACCTCGGCGCCGGCGTCGTCGAGCGTTTCGGCGAGGACCTCGCGCCCGCGGCTGGCGCGGATCAAGAGAATCCTCTTGCTTGCCGCTTCGCGGCTTAGCTCGGCGGCGAGGGACTCGGCGCAAAACTCTTCCGGGACGAGGTCCGCGTTAAGCCGCCAAGCGGCGAGGGCGTCGGCGGTGGCGGAGCCGATCGCGGCGATTCTTGAATTGCCGAACGCCCGTGCGTCGCGGTTGCGCTGTTGCATCCGCTGGAGCAACGCTTCGACACCGTTGCGGCTGCTGAACACCACCCAGGCGTAGTCGCTCAGGCGATCGATCGCCGCGTCGAGTTCAGCGAAGCCGTCGGGCGGGGTGATCTCGATAACGGGGTGCTCGATCACTCGAGCGCCGAAGTCCGCTAGGCGCTCGGCCATGGCGTCGCCCTGACCAGCGGGGCGCGTGACAACGACGGTCTTGCTGAACAGCGGGCGACTCGTGAACCAATTCGCGTCATCGCTCGAACCCGCGACGTCGCCGATCACCACCACCAGGGGCGGACGCATCCGCCCCGGCGCAAGGATCGTCGGCAACTCGCCAAGCCTGCCGTGCAAGGTTTGTTGATCGGGGAGCGAGCAACGGCGGACGATTGTGACGGGCGTGTCGGGCGCCTTGCCGGCGGCGATGAGATGACGGCTCCATTCGGGGGCGTTCGTCACGCCCATGTAGACGACCAGTGTGCCGGGGAACGCCGCGAGCTTCGCGAAATCCGCGGTGCCCGATGGATCGCTGTCGCTGCGGTCGTGACCCGTGACGAGCGCAACGCACGAGGCGTGGTCACGGTCGGTGATCGTGACGCCCGCGTAGGCGCCGGCGGCGACGGCGGTCGTCACGCCGGGGACGATGGCGTACTCAATGCCCGCCGCCTTGAGGGCGGCGACCTCTTCCGCCAGACGACCGAAGACGCTCGGGTCGCCCCCCTTGAGCCGCACGACGGTCCGACCGGCCCGCGCCTCGGCGATCATCCGGGCGTTGATCTCGTCCTGCTTCCAGAGCTTGCCGGCTCCGTGGCGGCCGAGGCTGACGCGCTCGGCGGCGGGTGAGGCGTGGCGCAGCAGGGCGTCGTTGGCCAAGTAGTCGTAGAGGACGACGTCGGCCTCTCGCAGGCGGCGGGCGCCGGCGAGCGTCAGCAGCTCGGGATCACCCGGCCCGGCGCCGACGAGGTAAACGCGGCCTGTCGGGGGGGCTGACACTTGCAATGACCGGGGCTCAAAGAGGCGAAGTTACTGGCGGACGGGGCGCGGCAGGACGGCCTGTGCCGATTATGACTACCACCGCCGCCCACAAACGAGGGGCGCCGGGCGGATGTTGGTCCCGGCGAGCAGGAAGTTGTAGACTCGGAGGGAGGGCGATCTTCGAAGTCCCCCTCGTCCGGAACCGACAAAGCAGACCCAACCGCGCCAGAGGCCCCTACAAGGCCCCAGCGTGCATCCTACGGGCATGAAAACCCCTCCCCCATCAAAGACGCCACCCCCGATGGAACCGCCTCCTGCGGCCTCTGGCGGCCTCTCAGCGGCCGATCGGAATCGGCTGCAACAGGTGTTCCTGAGGGCGAAGAAATGCCTCGAACGGGCCGACTACGCCTACGCCCATGACCTCTTCTCGCAGTGCGTCGCGGAAGACCCCGGTTCGCTGATCTACTTGCAGCACTTCCGCGCGAACCTCGCGCAGATGCACCCCAAGACTGCGGCCGCGAAGCACAGCGCGTTCTCGGGCCTGCCGGGCTTCGGCGGCGGGCGGGCCGCCGTGTCGAAGCTGGCGGACAAGGGCAATTGGCGCGAGGCCTTCACCGCGGGCTGTAAGGCGCTAAAGAAGTCGCCCGGTGACGTGGGCGTCATCGCCGAGCTCGGCGGCGCGGCGGGCGAGCTCGGACACAGCGACTGCCAGCTCTACTACTTGCGGTGGGCGCTCGACCTGTCGCCGACGGACCTCGACGTCAACCGCCAAGCGGCGGCGGCGCTGGAGAAGATCGGCGAGTTCGACCAGGCGATCGGCTGCTGGCTGCGGGTTCAGCAACAAAAGCCCGGGGACGAAGAGGCCTCCCGGGCCATCTCCCGGCTTAGCGTCGAGAAGACGATCGACCGTGGCGGCTACAATCCACAGCTGCTCAAGGGCGCCGGCGACGTGGCGATGCCCCACACCGGGCGGGTCGCCGAGGCGTCGGCGCGGCGGAAGTACGATTCGCCCGACGCGGAACGCGAAGAGCAGCCCGCCGAGCCGCCCCAGGCTGCCCTTACCGAGGAAGAGCTTCGCGCCGCGATCGACGCCAACCCGGCCGACCCCGCCGCGTACGTGCAGCTCGCCGAGATGTTCTCTAGCGCCGGACGGCTGCACGACGCCGAACGGCTCTACAAGAAGGCCCTCCATGTCGCCGGCGGCGGCGACTTGGAACTTTTGGAGAAGCTGGAAGAGGTCTATCTCAACCGCAAACGCGACACGGCCCGGGTCGCCGAGCAACGGGCCCAGCGACAGCAGAGCCCCGCCGCCCAGAAGCTTGCCGAGCAAGCCCAGCGTGAGGCGAACCTGGCCGAGGTCGAGGTCTTCTCCGCCCGGGCCGAACGGACGCCGGGCGATCCGCGGGTGCAGTTTGACTTCGCCATCCGGCTCAAGCGGGTCGGCAACTTCCGCGAGGCGGTGAAGCCCTTCCAGGCGGCCCGAGCCGACAAGAAGCGGGCCGCCGAGGCCGAACTGCACCTGGGAGAGTGCTTCCAGCACATCGAGCAGCACCGTTTGGCGATGCGTAGCTACGAGGCGGCGATCGCGATCTGCGGCGAGGGAGAATGGACCGACCTCCGGAAGCTGGCCTTGTATCGGGCCGGGGTGCTGGCCATGGGGCTCAAGGACCTCGACGCGGCGGAAAAGTACCTGACGGACCTCGCTTCGGCCGATTTTGGGTATCGAGACGTCTCGGCACGGCTAGACAAACTGGCCACGATCCGCAAAACTGGCTGACTTCCCCGCCGCGGAGCGGCGTGGGCAGGGGCGGCCGGTCGATGATGACGAGGCCAGCCCCGTGAGTCCGGACACCCGCCAGCGTCATTTTCAGACCCCTTCCCGATGCCCAATTCAGCCAGCGCCAAGAAGAGCCTCCGCCAGAACCAGGAGCGTCGCCTCGCCAATCGCAGCGTCCGCTCGAGCCTGCGGACGCAGATCAAGAAGGTCCGCGCTGCGATCGCTGCCGGCGACGCCGAGAAGTGCGACGCCGAGTTCAAGACGGTGCAAAAGAAGCTGGACAAGGCCGCTGCAAGCAACCTGATCCACGACAATAGCGCCGCCCGCACCAAGGCCCGCCTCACCAAGGCGATCAAAGCCGTGAAGGCGAAGGCCCAGGGCTGAGGCCTAAAGGTCTCGCGCAGAGACGCAAAGACGCAGAGAAGACGAGGGCTGGCATTTGCCAGCCCTTTTTCTTTTGAGATGGGGGCAATCATGCCGCAATCACCGTCCGCTCACGATCGATTCCTCTCCGCAATGGAGGGGGAAGCCTACAACCCTGCCTTGAATCAGCCGAGCAAGAGCCCTGAGGTTTTTGCGGCATTGATTCCCGAGTTGGAACGTGAGGTTCAGCAGGGCGATATGCAGAGTGCGTACGCTCTGGCAGTCGTTCTCGTCGCTGGTCTAGCTCTCCGCTCGATGGAAGAGTTGGAAGCTCAGCGTGAAGACCTGCTCGTCCGTGCTTCAGAACTCTGGACCAAATGCGCCCTATCGGACAACTGGGGGGCTGTTGATAATCTCATGACCGAAGGCGTTGGTCCGTCCGCAGAACTTGCTCGTCGCTTGTGGTCAGAAGTCCATCGCGATCGCAGGGACCTGGTTCAGTTCGACAACGACGCACAGATGCCCATCTATGGCAGCGACTTCGCTCGCGAAGTCCATCGTCGCTGGCTTCTCAAATGGCCAGAAGTCTCGCAATAAGTCGGTGACACACTTCCTTAGCGCCTTCGCGGCTTTGCGTGAGTCTTCTCCGCGTCTCTGCGCGAGAGCTTAGCGCCGTTACCACTCGATGAGCGAGGCGTCGAACACGGGGCCTTCGACGCAGGTGCGTTTGTAGTCCCACTCGCCGTCGGGCTGGCGCACTTTGGCGACGCAACTGAAGCAGACGCCTAGGCCGCAGGCCATCGGCGTTTCGAGCGACACGTCGCAACGCACGCCGGAGGCGAGGCAGACTTCGGCGACGGCGTGCATCATTGGTTCAGGGCCGCAGCAGAGGACGCGCCGCGACGGGCCGGTGGTCTCTGATAGCGCCTGCTGCAAGAGGTCGGTCACCAGGCCGTTGTGCCCGATCGAGCCGTCGTTGCTGGCGATGCGAAGGTCGAATCCCGCGGCGCGGAAGTCTTGCTCACCAGCGACGTAGGCGGCGGTGCGGACGCCGTAGCAGAAGGTGACGCGGGAAGCGCTAAGCCGCGAGCGGCTGGGCGCGCCGTAGGTCTTTTGGGCGAGGGCTTCCCTGCCCGCGGCGAGGAACGGCGTGTAGCCGATGCCGCCGGCGACGAGGATCAGGTGGTCGAGCGCCTCAATGTCGCCGGCCAACCGAGAACCCGTGAAACCATTGCCGAGCGGACCCCACACTTCAACGAGGTCGCCGGGCTGACGCGTCGCAAGCAGCGCGGTCAGTTTGCCGTGAACTAGGTAGACCACGTCAACGGTCGTGCGGTCGTCGCTGGTGTCATAGAGTGCGAAAGCCCGGCCCAGCAGCGGGTCATCGATCCCCGCGACGCGGACCATGACGAACTGCCCCGGCGTGATCACGTCGGCGATCGCCGGCGCCTCGAAGCGCAGACGATAGGTGTCGCGCGCGAGCTGGACGTTCTCGATGATCGGCGCCGAAACGAACGCCGCGCCGTCGGCGTAGTGATTGGCGTGTAGCGGCGTCGCGTCGAGGCGTTGGCAGTCCGGCACTTGTGCTTCCTTGTCGAGCCCGCGAATGACGCGAATGGAAATCGCTCTCATTCGCGGGCAACCAATTTCAACGCTTGCCCTTCGGCTTGCCGCCACCACTGCCGCCGCGGCCTTTGTTCTTCGACTTGTTGAACGGCTTGCCGCCGGACTTCTTGACGCCCTTCTTGATGGGCGGCTTGCCACTAGGTTTGCCGGTAGGCTTGCCCGTGGCGCCGTGCTTATGGGGGCGGTGTTTGGCGGGGCGCGCGGTTGGGCGTTTAGGACGCTCCGTCGCCGATTTGGATTCTTCCCCGCCAATGATGGCTCGACCCTCGGCGGGCCGCTCGGCTTTCTTCGGCGCCGCCTTGCGCGGCGGTCGCTTGCGATCGGGGCGCGGGCCCGAGGGCCGCTTTTCTACGGCAATCGTCTTGTGCTTGCCGGTAGTCGCTTCACGCAGGGCCGTGACCTCTTCGCGCGTCAGTTCGCGGTACGCGCCAACGGGCATCTCACCCAGCCGCACGGGGCCGACCGCGATGCGCTGAAGCTTCTGCACCTTGTGGCCGACACGCGCCAGGACACGGCGGATCTCGCGGTTGCGACCCTCGTCGAGGATCACTTCGAGGATCGCCGATGACTTGCGGGTGCTCTTGAGCTTCACATTCTTGAACGCGACGCGGCCCTCATCGATGTAGACGCCCTTACGAACCTCGGCGAGCACCTCGTTGCTCGGCATGCCCGCCACTTGGACGTGGTAGAGCTTCTCGACGCCGTGCCGGGGGTGGGTGATGCGGTTGGCGAGTTCGCCGTCGTTGGTGAGCAGGATCAGACCTTCGCTCGACATGTCGAGCCGACCGATGGCGAAGACGCGACCCGCGTTCGGCGGCAAGAGGTCCGTCACACGCGGACGACCAGCGGGATCGCGCGCCGTGCAGACGACGCCCGTGGGCTTGTTCAGGGCGAAGTAGACTGGCTTCGACGCGGTGAGCAACTCGCCATCGAGATGCACCGTTTGCTTCGACAGATCGACGCGGGCGCCGAGCTCGGTGACGATCTTGCCGTCCACATGGACGCGACCCGCGGTGATCAGCTCTTCGCACTCACGCCGACTGGCGACGCCCGCCGCGGCGAGGACCTTTTGCAGACGCTCGCCGTCTTCACGCGGCCCCGTCGTTGCCGGCGTTGCGCTGGGCCGTGGCGGGCGTTTGCGGAAGACACGCTTCTTCGGCGGGCCGTAGGAAGTCCTTCCCGCGGGGCCTTTCTTCTTGGCGCCTTTTTTCTTCGGCCGACCACCCTGCCCTTTGCCGCCGACGCCCTTCTTGGCGGACGGGCCGCTGGGCTTGGATCGTTTAGCGAACTTCTTGGGCATCGGGGCCACGCGGCGTAGACGGAGAGTTAAACCGCCTAGTTTAACGCCGCAACCCCGCAAAACCCAGCGGCCTTACGCCAATGCCGATGCTAATTCACCTCGCCGGGCAAGAAGCACACGAGGGTCACGCTCTAAGGCAATCCGCCGCCCCGCCAAATCGGCCGTCGTGTTCTTCGTGCCCGTCGTGGCGAAATACTCTAAGTTTCTCAATCTATCGCGGCGGGGCCACGGTCTGCTGCTTGTACCAGCCGCGGCGGGCCTCGGGCACCGGTTGGGCGTATTCGCGCGGGCGGCCGCCGACGATCTCGGGACCCACATCGTTCATCGGGTACGGGTCATGGCGGATCGCGTTGTACTGCTGCGTCGCGGCGTTGCCCGGATCGAAGAGATTGGGCATGCGCGTGCTCGGCCCACAGCCGACGGCGGCGAGCAGCGTGAACCAAGCGATTGATCGGGCGCGGAGCATGGGGCGGAATCGTATCAGCCCCGCCGCCGCCGCCCTACGGCAATCGCCGGGTGCTGGCGCCACTACCGATCAATGCGAGCCCCCGATGTAAATCGGGGGTGGAACGTGGCTACCCGCTTCCCACCCCTCATTCACATCGGGGGCTCGCCATCAGATGCTTCGTGCTCGTCCGTGTCTGGATCGCCTTTCTACGACGGCAAACGCATGTCGAGCAGTGTTGAAGGCTCGCTGGCGACGAAGGTCGCCTTGGGGCACGCCGCTGGCACGAGGAGCGTCTGCCCCGGCGCCAGCTGCTCGTCGAAGCCCTCGCCCGTCAGGCGACCGCTCCCCTCGACGAGCGACACGATGTGGAAGCTCTCGCAGTTCGGTAGTGCGAGGCTCTCGTCCGAGCCGGTCCGCAGACGGCTGAAGAGGAACTTGTCGCTCGTCACGAGGCGTTCCCAACGCAGGTCGCATGCCTGGGGCTTTTGCGCACCAACGGGGCCGCGCTCGTAGTCCGTGACAGCGAGTGACTCTTCGATGTGCAACGGCCGCGGCTTGCCGTCTTTATCGACGCGGTTCCAGTCGAACAGGCGGAACGTCGTGTTGCTGGCCTGCTGGATCTCGGCGATCACGAGGCCCGCCCCCAGGGCATGGACCGTGCCGGCGGGGATGAACACGCATTCGCCCGGACGCGGCTCGAACGAGTAGAGGCACTTATCGCATTCGCCCGCTTCGATCGCAGCGGCGAGGGTTTCGCGATCAACGCCCGGCTTGAGGCCAGAATAGATCTTGCCGCCGGGCTCGGCGGCGATGACGAGCCACGCCTCGGTCTTGCCGAGGTCGGGCGGCGATTGCTTCGCGGCCTGGGCGTCATTCGGGTGGACCTGGACTGAGAGCGTCTTCTGGGCGTCGAGGTACTTGAATAACAGCGGGAACCGCTCGGGCGGCGTAATTGGTCCGTAGAGGTCGGCGGGGAACTCCTTGGAGATTTCTCCTAACGTCTTGCCTTCCAGCGGGCCATTCTCGACGACGCTCTGCCCGTCCGGGTGATCGACAACCTCCCAGCTCTCGGCGTAGGTCGGGCCGTCGCCGATCGATTTACCCAACAGCTCGCCAAGGCGACGCCCTCCCCACAGGTACTCTTGGAGAATCGGTCGCAAGCGGAGTGGGTAATTGCAAGACATCGGCGCCCTTCGGGGGTTCTGGAGCGTAAACTGTTGGCATAGCTTTCTTTGCGACCGCCGCGGCCGGGTTCTCCGCCGCGACGACTCCAGCTATTATCGCGCCCCTGCCGCTCACCGCCAACCGCCTCCCCCCTGCCCGATACCCTCCCCGCTCGCCTGTGCTGAAGCGTCTGACGTCTGCCGACCCGCCCGAGGACTCGAAGATGTCCTTTGGCGAGCACCTCGAGGAGCTGCGTGGGGCGCTTTGGAAAGCGGTCGTCGCTGTTTTCCTGGGGTTTCTCGTTGGCCTCGCGGGCGGGAAGCAGTTCATTGAGTACGTGAAGGCGCCGCTCGAACAGGGCCTAGAGAACCTCGAACGCAACCGCAAGCAATCGGCATACAACGCTGAGCAAGGCGAAACGCCGGATGACGAGCACCCTCTGGTTAAGGAAGGCCTCGTCCCGGAGCGGTATTCGCTGGAGACAGGAGCCCTGCTTGAGGCGCTGAGCGGTCTCGGCATTGACGCCGAGCCGACCGCCAACGCGCCACCGCAGATCGACCTGTGGATGTGGACCAAGCCGCGCGACGCGCAATTGATCTCGACCGGCACGCCCGATGTCTTCTCCGTTTACGTGAAAGCGTCACTCGTGTTGGGCGTCGTGCTAGCGAGCCCCGCCGTCTTCTACTTCTTGTGGACGTTTGTCGCCGCGGGACTCTACCCGCACGAAAAACGCTACGTGCATGTCTTCATGCCGCTGAGCATCGGGCTGTTCTTCCTCGGCGCGATTGTGGCGTTCTACGTCGTGCTGAAGTACGTCATCACCTTCCTGCTCGGATTCAACGAGTGGATGGGTATCGAGGCGACGCCGCGGATCAACGAGTGGCTGTCGTTCGTGCTGGTCCTGCCGGTGATGTTTGGCGTGTCGTTCCAGATGCCACTGGTGATGCTCTTCCTCGAGCGGATCGGCGTGATGACGACGGACTACTACTGGAAGTACTGGCGGCACGCGGTGCTGGTAATCTTTGTCCTGTCGATGGTCCTTACTCCGGCCGACCCACAGAGTCTCTTAGCGATGGCTGGTTGCCTGACGCCGCTCTACTTCATCGGCATCGCGCTGTGCAAATGGATGCCCAAGCTGAACCAACCCTTCGCGGAGCAACTCGCCTCGGGAAGTAGCGATTAGTTGTGTCGCTAGGAAGGGGAACGAGATAAAGGGATA from Botrimarina mediterranea encodes:
- the rpsT gene encoding 30S ribosomal protein S20, producing the protein MPNSASAKKSLRQNQERRLANRSVRSSLRTQIKKVRAAIAAGDAEKCDAEFKTVQKKLDKAAASNLIHDNSAARTKARLTKAIKAVKAKAQG
- a CDS encoding dihydroorotate dehydrogenase electron transfer subunit; translation: MPDCQRLDATPLHANHYADGAAFVSAPIIENVQLARDTYRLRFEAPAIADVITPGQFVMVRVAGIDDPLLGRAFALYDTSDDRTTVDVVYLVHGKLTALLATRQPGDLVEVWGPLGNGFTGSRLAGDIEALDHLILVAGGIGYTPFLAAGREALAQKTYGAPSRSRLSASRVTFCYGVRTAAYVAGEQDFRAAGFDLRIASNDGSIGHNGLVTDLLQQALSETTGPSRRVLCCGPEPMMHAVAEVCLASGVRCDVSLETPMACGLGVCFSCVAKVRQPDGEWDYKRTCVEGPVFDASLIEW
- a CDS encoding pseudouridine synthase, with product MPKKFAKRSKPSGPSAKKGVGGKGQGGRPKKKGAKKKGPAGRTSYGPPKKRVFRKRPPRPSATPATTGPREDGERLQKVLAAAGVASRRECEELITAGRVHVDGKIVTELGARVDLSKQTVHLDGELLTASKPVYFALNKPTGVVCTARDPAGRPRVTDLLPPNAGRVFAIGRLDMSSEGLILLTNDGELANRITHPRHGVEKLYHVQVAGMPSNEVLAEVRKGVYIDEGRVAFKNVKLKSTRKSSAILEVILDEGRNREIRRVLARVGHKVQKLQRIAVGPVRLGEMPVGAYRELTREEVTALREATTGKHKTIAVEKRPSGPRPDRKRPPRKAAPKKAERPAEGRAIIGGEESKSATERPKRPTARPAKHRPHKHGATGKPTGKPSGKPPIKKGVKKSGGKPFNKSKNKGRGGSGGGKPKGKR
- a CDS encoding type I phosphomannose isomerase catalytic subunit; this translates as MSCNYPLRLRPILQEYLWGGRRLGELLGKSIGDGPTYAESWEVVDHPDGQSVVENGPLEGKTLGEISKEFPADLYGPITPPERFPLLFKYLDAQKTLSVQVHPNDAQAAKQSPPDLGKTEAWLVIAAEPGGKIYSGLKPGVDRETLAAAIEAGECDKCLYSFEPRPGECVFIPAGTVHALGAGLVIAEIQQASNTTFRLFDWNRVDKDGKPRPLHIEESLAVTDYERGPVGAQKPQACDLRWERLVTSDKFLFSRLRTGSDESLALPNCESFHIVSLVEGSGRLTGEGFDEQLAPGQTLLVPAACPKATFVASEPSTLLDMRLPS
- the tatC gene encoding twin-arginine translocase subunit TatC, translating into MLKRLTSADPPEDSKMSFGEHLEELRGALWKAVVAVFLGFLVGLAGGKQFIEYVKAPLEQGLENLERNRKQSAYNAEQGETPDDEHPLVKEGLVPERYSLETGALLEALSGLGIDAEPTANAPPQIDLWMWTKPRDAQLISTGTPDVFSVYVKASLVLGVVLASPAVFYFLWTFVAAGLYPHEKRYVHVFMPLSIGLFFLGAIVAFYVVLKYVITFLLGFNEWMGIEATPRINEWLSFVLVLPVMFGVSFQMPLVMLFLERIGVMTTDYYWKYWRHAVLVIFVLSMVLTPADPQSLLAMAGCLTPLYFIGIALCKWMPKLNQPFAEQLASGSSD